The following proteins are encoded in a genomic region of Amblyraja radiata isolate CabotCenter1 chromosome 37, sAmbRad1.1.pri, whole genome shotgun sequence:
- the LOC116966405 gene encoding placenta-specific protein 9-like: MRAVWVLAGILVSLGAALAGLEQQRDDTNWCEHDKAVYRRLDIIETSIDQTVSHLEAEVSDLLSLMEASTISLPSGSPTIDIFESGV, encoded by the exons ATGCGCGCTGTGTGGGTTCTCGCTGGGATCTTGGTGTCGCTCGGAGCGGCGCTGGCCG GGCTGGAGCAACAGAGAGACGACACAAACTGGTGTGAACACGACAAGGCAGTCTACAGACGGCTGGATATTATAGAGACG AGCATAGACCAAACAGTGAGCCACTTGGAGGCTGAAGTGTCCGACCTGCTCAGTTTGATGGAGGCCTCAACCATTTCTCTGCCGTCGGGATCTCCAACCATTGACATTTTTGAAAGCGGAGTGTGA